TCGAGGCCCGCCTCGGTGTGCGCACTGTCGGGAACGAAGTAGGGGCCCTTCAGGTAGTGGCTGATTACATTGAACGGCAGTGGCAACGCCATGCGGTCCCACGTGGGCAAACGCAGGCAGCGCTTGTACCATGTCCGCACCAGCGCGATCGGCTTGCCGCATTCCCGGGCGATAATGATGCCGCCGGTCTTCATACGGTACGGCGGTCCCTTCGATCCATCGACCGTCAACCCGTAGATCACCTGGTCGTCGGTCCGCATGTGCGCGATCATTTCCTGGAGGGCGCCTTCGCGGCGTCGCCCCGGGTGCGTCGTCGAGCCGCCTCGAAACACGACGAATCCACAACGGGCAAGGATCCGGGCAATCACCTCACCGGATTCCCCGATGCTCGCCAATGTGTGCGCGTGGAGCCCGAAGTGGGAGTAGCCAAAGGCGACGGT
The sequence above is drawn from the Candidatus Binatia bacterium genome and encodes:
- a CDS encoding DUF374 domain-containing protein, whose protein sequence is MFSRRLAKLAAILVPSLYLAYMRLVWATSRIECHNFPALKEIAAKYNGAVALLWHEEVLTVAFGYSHFGLHAHTLASIGESGEVIARILARCGFVVFRGGSTTHPGRRREGALQEMIAHMRTDDQVIYGLTVDGSKGPPYRMKTGGIIIARECGKPIALVRTWYKRCLRLPTWDRMALPLPFNVISHYLKGPYFVPDSAHTEAGLEEFRQQLEDDLIDLAAYSYDDLGHPRPANLVKRSAQDAGCPTRT